A single region of the Asterias amurensis chromosome 19, ASM3211899v1 genome encodes:
- the LOC139951454 gene encoding TLC domain-containing protein 5-like, translating into MTLPLKTNTFVLFLQSSIILKGEYYTMDELSREYILLLTIISTTIWSALYGVLCYSNPTWSCEWNCRIVTLIHALVVITMSSTFGILYNPWPFTHPGGKSNIPEVFTMVVCLGYFMYDICWCVWFYDSSTAVMLAHHLVSIAGISASLMSGYSGTEIGTCIFLGELSNPMLQLRYFMRQSGIKDGILYELNELTFLMTFIVCRAGIGSYLTFCHVMHPLPHVFFKIGGVALYVVSWIFIVQLLTIVFHKYSCRSSHDVKHAIKKDN; encoded by the exons ATGACCTTGCCGTTGAAAACCAACACGTTTGTTCTATTTTTGCAGAGCTCCATCATTTTAAAAG GTGAATATTACACCATGGATGAACTCAGCAGAGAGTACATACTTTTACTCACCATTATTTCAACTACGATATGGTCCGCCCTCTACGGCGTGTTGTGTTACTCCAATCCAACATGGTCTTGTGAGTGGAATTGTAGGATTGTAACACTCATTCATGCTCTTGTGGTAATCACTATGTCGTCAACGTTTGGTATTCTGTACAATCCGTGGCCTTTTACACACCCAG GTGGTAAATCTAACATTCCTGAAGTATTCACAATGGTGGTATGTCTTGGATACTTCATGTACGACATCTGCTGGTGTGTTTGGTTCTACGACAGCTCTACAGCGGTGATGTTAGCCCATCATTTAGTCTCAATCGCCGGTATATCGGCCTCTCTAATGTCAGGCTACTCTGGTACCGAGATTGGAACATGTATATTCTTAGGTGAACTGTCTAACCCAATGCTACAGCTGCGTTACTTTATGAGACAGTCAGGTATCAAAGATGGGATCCTCTACGAGTTGAATGAACTTACGTTTCTCATGACGTTCATCGTTTGCAGAGCCGGGATTGGCTCTTATCTGACCTTCTGTCACGTGATGCACCCGCTACCGCATGTGTTTTTTAAGATAGGTGGGGTGGCGTTGTACGTCGTCAGTTGGATCTTTATAGTGCAACTATTGACCATTGTTTTCCACAAATATTCTTGTCGATCCTCGCATGATGTCAAACATGCCATCAAAAAGGACAACTGA